Genomic segment of Porites lutea chromosome 13, jaPorLute2.1, whole genome shotgun sequence:
GAGTAATTTCTGAAGTTCCATAGCAAACACGGATCCACCGTTGCCACTATCAACAAAATAAACTGGACAGCTGTGATACAACCCCTTGGAATCTCAAGCAATCAGAAGAAGTTCATAATTTATAATGACAATACTGAAGTGACGCAAATTTAGAATTAAAGATTGTAAATCAGTGATTTTACTACCTCTACATCCTGCATCCCTGACAcaaaaaaatccccaaagatgcaaaatatttCATGGCATGCAGCCCATAAGACGCAAAGATTGATTGACTGATCTGAACACGTGTATTTGCAgaaatatcctgtttgtgtactttctgtggcagttattatggctgttgtttaacgacgcatatttcttttaacctttgttgtgctttaaaatagaacgagtatattttaatttcagtatgccataatacagagttttgggctctgtcttcagattaactgtctggtcacataaaggcccaagcattttcaattttggactttttttttctttaactgggactcattagttctggactgggactcctgatttttcacaagatgagtcccaggactcaccaaaACTAACAAACTCACTgataaataaaagagcaaatTAAACTGACTAATGAGTACCTTGAGTGTGACCCTCAAATGTGCGGACACTACATTTTCCTTTTAACCAATTCTGATGTAAAAGGTACCTTGAAGCAAACATCTTCTTCCACTAAAACAAAACAGTATTGGGAGTAAGTTGGGCTACAGGGCTTATTACATGGTGAATTTAATGCCAGGCTGAAATTCTGTCAGCTCATTGGACTGAAATGTTGTTGATTTTATATGGCAAACTTTCAACTATGGCTCAATGTTTAGAATAATGAGTAAGGTGggaaaatttgaaggaaagctTTTGCGTCCCAGTTCATAGGGTACACTGACAGTGGatggcttcctcctcaataTACGAAAGCAAAGATCTttaaattcagactagggacatacGTGACCCCCCTATTAAATGTTCTGTAATTTGAATGCAATTACATTAAGGTTTTTTTCAACCCATTTGACCAGTCTAAAGTTATTTCCATCCCTATTTGTGATACCTGGACTGAAGATTTAAGCCCCGGAAAAAATCTCTTCATGTAATCTCAATGatgattagttagttatctgctagcagataactgactaatctgtaggttacacgtgcaatgcatgatttccaaaaGCAATGTCAAATCAGTTCAATGTGATGGTGTATTTGTtgctatttatttcaaaataatgtataataaaaaaattattagattcggtttctgtaatatccggaataatcaaggtctttGAAAGTTTCATCAGCCTCTGCCTTCGGCTctgctgataacacttacctcaaCCTTGATTATtgcggatatcacaaaaacctcatccaataattgtttagtatttgtttattaaataaacaaatactaaacaattattggatgataTAAGTACATGGGCTTATAACTAGGAGGGAGGGGCTTAGGATGGGCGGGGCTTACAAGCGGCAGGTTATGGTAAGGCAAGAGTGGACATGAAGAGCCTTATTTATCCTGCCTGTTTTAGTACAACAAATGGAGTAATCTTGACTTCATCCGACTATCGACCAAAGAACTTGGCTGCAAATATCCAGTTGCTTTAACATCATACTCAGTCAACCATGCAATGCTTATTATGATGGTTTTTGACAATACCTGCACTGTGCCATCTTCTTTGGTgtaatttttcctttctttctcttcaCCAATTCTAGATAACTGCCACTCAGGCTGACTGATGAGTGAAGGTAAAAAGATGAATGGCAAAGTTATCTTCTTTACTCCCATTGGCATTATTATGAAGACTTAAGATGTACACGTACACGTATCTTTTATATTATAGTACAAAGCGGATGTGTACTGTTCTCCTCTCATCCATGACATTACAATCAGCAACAAAATTGTTCAGAAAATGTcattaaaaaaatggaatatttTGGAGAAAAACATTGCTTAGAAAGGGCAGTCTCTTTTCCTTGATTTGGGCCataaaaagggtatcagtttttgTTTGTGTCACCCTCATAAGACCCCAGGCGGCACCCCCACCATCCAACCTGGGCATGGCACTAATTGTTTCTCCATGTTTTACAAAATGACATTACGAATTGCCATTACattgtaattttctttattatataaaaaaacagAATGTATAAATTACATACCCACATAAGTTCTGCCACAACGATGGAGTACTAGCTAAACTGTTCCAGGCACGGTTTACTTGACTACAATGACATAAACTAActgaaagagaaacaaaaatgtatTTGAGTCAAGGTTTTGTTTCACTGTGATTGGAAAAGATTGGTCATTTGCAAAGTTGAGATATTGTGTAGTTCTAGAAAATCTccagccccctccccctcagACATTATTGGAAATTCTTGAGAAAGGAGGGGTTCTCAACgacaataaatttaaaagaaatctaTGAAGCTTAAAGGGAATTTTCTGAGGAGTGGAGGTAGGGTCTAAGATAAAATCCCCTCAGTTGGGGAGATAAGGATATTTTGTGGACCTACACATTCTTCAATAGGTTGATTCTGAATTGCCTCAAGCcttattaggctgatttagcaacagaacaagaacgtcagttgacgacagCGGGCGCAAATCatacaactggcttgaccaatggcagagcgacaAATTGGGCCTGGAAGTCAAGTTTAGTCCTTTCTGTAGGCTTTCCCGTCATCAATTGACGTTCCCGTcttgttgctaaatcagccttttTTCAAAACGAGGTACAATGCAAAGTATTTTGATGTGACAAATAGcttttttattctcatgtaaATAACTCTCATTTTCACCAGAAAGTTTCACACTTGGCCACATTTAGAAAGTACAACATGTAATGGCTTTTGGAAGTTGAAAATGGCCTGTTAATTAGTTACTGTAATTCTTATTACCTAAATCAAGGAAGGAGAGAACATGTATAGCAACATGATGTGGCAACCAGGCAAGGATGTCTTGACAGTTTGGAGGACAATTTTTGTGCAAGATTGGCTCCATGGCGATGGAAAGCATGTGCATCTGTGGTAACTCACATTCTTCCTGAAAATTAGAAATTTCAATGGTTAAGGCAACGGTCTTTAACTCTGTTTCACTACTTAGTTTCCAGAAGCAAGTTTGCTTGTTATCATCTTCTTATCATTCCTTGAGACTGGCTATAAAAATTGAAACTGTGTCTAAAAATATGACGGCCATTTACATGACACTTAAGAACAGACTGCAGTCTCTGGATGAGTTATTCTGATGGGTCAGTCTTGTTCTTGTAAGCCTACAAATACAACTGTCTCTCCTTGTTCCACATAGGCTGAATTTCAGCTGTCTCCTTGAGTTGCCGCCTCCTTTAGAGAGATGCAGGAGTTTGCAACTTCAGGAGCCTCTGAGGATGTTTTGCAAGGGAGATATCTGTGCCTCAACAACAGAAATTCTAACATGATGATGTAAATCATTGTTTGCATATACAATTTTTACAAAcacaaatttaaatttgtttgagtTTATGGTTCTACTGGTCTAGTACGGTAAAGTTTTGTAAACTTCTGTGAACAAGCTGTAGCCAAACCAAGATGCTTCTTCTAAAGAAGAATATCTTCCATGAATAAAGACTCTTTCGAAGTAGACTCATCGTTTTTATATTTGGCCTTTGTGACCTTTTGTCTTTGGTCTGTCATTCACAAACCATAGTCAAAACAACATAATAGCTACTATGTTTAAaaatcagagctcctgaccagattctggacagattttatgtCAAAGATGTTGAATTTCTGTTGTATAGATACAGTTGCCTCTCCGGCTGTATTCACAGGTAACATTCTTCTATTGCATAGTATTATTTACAGACTGCAAATGCAATAGTATTTTTGCCCCTAGCACTAAACAATCTGAAAAACATGCCACTCAAACTTAAATTAAAATATTCAAcaaattgaataaaaaagtcTAATCTTACAGTGTGACCAGAAAAACCTCAAACACTTGAAATATCAAAGGGATGTTCATTGTGACCAATCAGagcaaagatcaggacatgCGAACTAGCCACAACAGCACAAACTTGCGGTTCAGTTTTCTCAGGCCTTATTGGCTTTTTCTTGAAACACAATAactttccagaaatatttctggtgttcacggttttcctggtttgactgtaataattTTCTCAACTCTGCCAAATGCACACTTTTTATATTTACAGTGGGGGCTGCAAGAAAAGTAGTTATCATAAATTAGTTCTCATTATAACTTTTCTTAGGAGTGAAACAAATGTTTTCCtggattttttttaaccctCGGTCTTATAACAAAACAACAGAGACAAGTCAGCCATGAGAACCTGTTGTGATGTTACATAGGAATACTGTTTGTGACCTTTCTAAAGTCAAAAGAACTGATTGTATACCGTGTGGCACAAACTTTTTGCAGGTTCTAATCTTTATGATTTTTGCAATCTACAAAAATAAgttcccttaaaaaaaattactgcaaacatttttccttaaatttacTATACAGACCGTTTGGAAGGAGAAGATAACGGAATTGATAAAGATGATGCATTACCTGATAACGAACTAACTTCTGATCCATCATCAGGACAATCAGTCACTGCATATGTTGTTGTAATTGAATGACAACTAAAAGGCACCTAATCTGTATTGCTGGTTTTACATAGGGTACACACATTATAGTATTGTTGGAAAATAGGTATTGAATACTCACCAActcaataaaaatgaaaaatataaagaatgATTTGTTGGgggctttctgaaaatcgcaaaaatgcCCGGCAAGAAAAacaatctgtcctaatcgcaaaaattagttcttgcaaaaaaccaaaaaattgccaatctgcaaaaataaactcccgcaaaaattttgtGCTACGCAGTATCCAGATTAACTAGAGAAACAGCATTAAAGTTTTATGGCATGTTAACTTAACCTGAGCATGATCCATGACAAAACCATAGCAGCTAAAAGTTGTACAGAGCACatctcaaaataaaaattacaaaactgtacatataattttttttgaagtaAACACAACTTATACCTCATTAGCTCCATCAACACACAATTcagtttatattatttttattttgcaccAATTGGAATTAGTCTTTTTTTGGAAACCAATCAATTTCTTGTTCTCCAAACTTGGTTTATtagatttgcataattttactaATTAATAACGTAATTTGTGGTCTTcatgtttatttacaaacatgaaaaaaaatattcataaacAAAATTAAGGAGAAAATTTAAATAAGCATTATGTTTCCATGCTGAATCATAGAAATTTTTCTGTTGTTTGGCCCAAGATAATAATTAGTATTATCTTAAACTAATCACAGGATTTGTGACTGATGACCCACATTTGCCAGGAAAATTGCACGTCTAAAACAAGGAATTAAGTACACCATGAAGACAGAGGAAAACAAAGTCTCTTTCAGGGTTTTGTTCATATGCGtagatgttacaggtcaaaaattaaattcaggtttaatttttttctcaatttcgtttgtctcctagccctaattcatgaataatcaagGATAAGAGACAAAGGACATTGAGAATTAACctatgttaaaaaaatttaacctgaatttaattttgtcttGTAACAAAGAAACCTGATTTTGcagaaataaaaagtaaaacttaCCAGAAGTTGTTTGATCAGAATATTCTTCTGTGCATCATTAAATTCTCTGAACCAGTGCAAAATAACctaaaaaagccaaaaagttGGTTACCCTGCACTCTTAAACCTAAAAGccccaaaagtgaccaaaatTAATTTCCTGCTAATATTGTAAATACTTAATCAAAAGGTGAGATTAGagtaagtgaactaaaaaaatgaTCACCTTAGGTAAAAATTACTGCTTTGATCTTCAAACAAATTCTCTTGACCAATTAGTTATATGAAGATGGGTATAGAGAATTTGTTTTAGGATATTGGGGCTTTAACCCCTTTAAACCCTGAGATCAAAATtgagattctcatttactgtccctatactttttcaatagaagtagcaGGGAGAATTGAACAGAGACCTCAGAGTTAGTCGTACATGATTTGGAGAGTCATGGAAACTGAAATGTTTGGTTTTCTTATTGGTAACACTTAAGGCCAAAAGATCACATCTTAGTCATCTGGCCTCAGTTGCTCAAATGCTGGATATTACTATCCAACAGAAAAATcgctatccagcagataagtgtTAGAAAAACCAATATTGTGTTATCCATTGGATAGGGATTTATCAAGTGGTTAGGGCAGCTGGAGCCAGGAAGACattgaaaaaaacatgtttCCTAAGAATGCAACACAATATTCCCTTGCTGTGTTTCCATAATGATCTTAACCAGTTTGCCAATTGTGACCTCTTGCCAATGGTTTTCAACAAAAAATCTATACAAGGAAGCCTCTCCTATACTATTAACTGGAAGCCTTCATCTGCACTATTTACTAACAAAATACCTCTGTATTCTTTTTGAACTGTTGTCCATTAATAGCTGGCTTTCTTGGCTGTGGTGTTTTAATTCTTCCCTGTAAAATTTGAGACCCACCACAAGAAGAGGGAGAATCAGTTGTCTCATCAACATTTTCATAAATGTCAGGTGAACGTGAGCTACAAATAAATGGTTTTTGAGCATCACTTTGAATAACAACAAAGCCAGGCTTGACGTTGTTCTCAGCTGACGCTATATCATAAGTCTTCAGAGGTAAAGAACCCTCTTTTAAGGTAGCCAAAGAATCGTCGTTACCGGGGTGTTTAACAgctttcaactcttgtgattcaGGGCAACGTTCAGAATAATTCCCTGGCTCATCAGATCCATTTATGTTTTCATCACAAAGTTTGTATTTAAGCACAGATTTTGACTGTTTATCTGGAACATCAATATCCTTTATAAGATTCCTATCATCAGAAAAGCTTAAACTTCTCCCATCGTCTACTGGGATTTCGGGCATACAAGACAACACCATTATTTTCTCCTTGGCCAAATTATCCTTAGAATAATCTGAACTAGTAGCAATACAAATACTTCCACAATCTCCCAAAGCCTCAAAAGAatcactgttgtcgttgttatttCTATCCAGACTGTTTTGACCCAAGCGAGGGAAGCTACCATCACTTAAAAAATCGCTTTTCTTTTTAGGTTCTCCACTTTCCTCTTTCAGATCTGGTGTGCAAGATTTAAGAGCTGCCATTTCCAGGAGTAGGTGATCTTCTGAAAAGAGTCTAGGTCCAGTAGAAAAACAATGTCTTGGGCAATCTAAATCAGTTTTCTTATTCCGCGGCTTTGTTCTTGGCCAGCTGTTGTACGCAGGGCCTGTAAAACTTACAACGCGCCTTACTCGATGAAAACTTGGAGATTTGCGTATGTTACCAACACAGCCTCCGTGCAATAACAAATCGTTTCCACGTAGGGCTAAGGCGCTTTTTAAGTTCTCGTTTTCTAATTGTGGAAGATTATTCCCCCGCGGCATTTCGCTGCTGATGTTGTTACTATGCAAACTAGCAGGCCTTTCGTGTCGAGATATCCTTCGGTCCGATTCAAAGTCATGAAAAGTCCCTGTCGCTGTGTCACACTCATCTGCGTTAACTCCCTCCACGACGGCAGCTGAGCCTAACTGATCGCCAAACTGTCGAACTTTTCGAcgtttcaaataattaaaactTCGGACTTTCCGCAATTTTTTACTCGTCTTGTTGTGGTATCCGTTGTTTTCCACGCAAAGACAATACACGTCCCCTCCAATATTGTTTTTACGCAAATCTGAAGAGGTAGCGAGTGTTTCCGAGCCAGCTTTGTTGTCTTTGTCGCCTTTTGCCTTTCCTGTAAACCAAATGACTTTCTCCCAAACTTTCGAGCGCGATTTGGACGTTCTTTTCTTGCCGACATTCGCTTCGCCCGAAATAGATGGAGGTTGTTCCTGGCTTCCTCGAACAGGGTTATTTTGAATTGATGCCATTTGTGGTGTGAACTGTAATACAACACTTAATTAGCGGCATCAAAGTTAATTTACTCTAAATCATGAAAGgtttcatttgttttcaaaacatcaACCAAAGAACGAAGAAGCGGCCATGTTTTTCCATTCCACGTCTGCAAGATATGCTGGGAAACTAGCCAATATTAGGCTACAAATTTCGCAGTTTTGCCATCACGATAATTATTTGCTTTCTTCATAAATTTTGATCCAGATGTGGTTGTTTTGGAAGACTATGCggaatcaaaaaataaaatgcctTCTTTGCAGAGATCGATGCAAGCATGAAGTTCAGAGTCCAGTGCActggaaaaatgatttcccTAAGGGTCCCTGAGTATGTCTTTATACCCCTACCCTGTCAGTCCTAAAAATAGCTGGTTCAAAGTGAGGCTATATAACAGAGCCGCTGTGTACGTCACACCCGTATTGCTAGCTCAAGATTTATAGGGAGCGTCCCGTCTTCAAGTCTTGTGTTTATTGCTTTCTCCTGAAAAATCGACGGCAATTTCAGCGTTTTGACAGGTAACGCCCTATTTGAACACATTTATACGTTCTTCTGTGTGAAGCTTTTTAAATTTGAACTAACTGGGCAATAGTTTCCTGAAGTTTTGGTTTCACTAATGGCGGTGTCTCTCTCTGTGTTGGTTGTAGATTTCAACTCAACTTCTTTTCACGATGCGCGAATACAAACTTGTTGTTCTCGGTTCTGGTGGCGTTGGCAAGAGTGCTTTGGTAATTATAACTTTACGCTCACTCTAAAACTGTTAAGATTCAGTGAAACGAGAAATGATGCTAAATATATTGATTTCCCAACGATGTCGCGAGAGCGAGAAGGCGACAATATTTTCAACTacataaaatgttctttttgaTTTCTCCTTGTCCCCGAACTAATCAATTTTTCGTATCTTTTCTGGTTAGACTGTCCAATTTGTCCAGGGAATTTTCGTCGAGAAGTACGACCCGACCATCGAAGATTCATATCGGAAGGTATTTCTTTTTGAGAATGCTGTAATTTGCTTTCGCCGGCACGACGTCTATCCGGTTAACTTGCGTTATAACACTCGACATTCCTGCAAATATTCATAATGCTCTATCTCTTTTCCCTTCCAGCAAGTTGAGGTTGATGGGCAGCAATGTATGCTAGAGATATTGGACACAGCAGGAACGGTAAAGATCCCCCTTATTTTGCGAAGAATCGAGGAGGAAAAGTCTTCGCTTGGTTAACTTTATAACACACACGAAAATTTTCCTatgtttattcatatttgttGTCAAATGAACAGTTCACACTTCAAACTTGAGAGTttgagtattttattttatcattttcaccAAGTTAGAGCGATCAGATAACTCTGTATGAAagcaattattttgttttttttcctgataATCATGCAAGGCATATATTGCTTTTTCAATGGTAGGGAAATGGAAAGATTTTCATACTGAATTGTTACATCTCGGCTTGGAAAAATCTTGGTGTTTGACTACTGAATTGAACAATATATGTCATTTTAGACTACTCAACCCTTTTTTCTAagtgataataaaaaaattctcttgTAGTTTAGGAAGCATCTCCATGTAATTAGTTTTCTTACGGCAAAGGGTATCTATCTGTGAAACCAATTATTGGATTTGAAAATACTtttgtttattacatttattatTCATGATGTTTGACCTAATTAGCTGATAATGTAatgtttgatttctttttatacCCACTTTAAAAACTAACGTCATAAGTGGAAAAACACGTTAAAAATAATTTGGAATTATCAGGACCTATCCCCTGCTTATATTatgtggaaaaaaattcctCTCCTAAAAAACATGTTTGTGGCAAGAAAACCATGTTTGTTCTTCAGAAACTGTAGAAAATTGAGGTGATTTTGAAATCTGAATTCTGCAAACTGTGTAAGAACAGAAAACAACTACTTTATTGCACCATTTATGGGGTCAAATTACTGTGATACCAGGAAACAAATTTAGTTAGCATTTTCAGATTTTACTTTAGTTTCCTCATTGCCAGCTATCCACCCCTGCAAAGTTctgtttttgtgtgtgtttgtgCTTGTGTGGTAGCAATGGACAACCAGATGCCACCGACTTATTTTTTTTGCCAGAATTCAGGTGTAGATTTTGTTGATAAGCTCATTTTGCTAATAATTCAAGAGAAGATCATCCCAGTTAAATACACCACTTATTCAGTTGCgtaaagaaagcctgaaaaaaattctgactcgccgggatttgaaccctgACCTTTGCGATACCAGTGCAGCGCTCTAACGAATTGAGCGAGCAGACCAACTGGAGCTGGTTTGTAATATACCTACGAATGACGAAGGTGAAGTGATGAATATGTGAATTTCCTGTATTTGAACTGCGGGATGAAGAAATAATTTCAGAGAAGATCATGGCAGTTAAATATGCAACTTATGCAGATGGAAAAGAAACCCTGAAAAAATCAGTTGCTAATGCAGGTCTGTTATCCTTTATACAGGAACAATTTACAGCAATGAGAGATTT
This window contains:
- the LOC140922749 gene encoding uncharacterized protein, translating into MASIQNNPVRGSQEQPPSISGEANVGKKRTSKSRSKVWEKVIWFTGKAKGDKDNKAGSETLATSSDLRKNNIGGDVYCLCVENNGYHNKTSKKLRKVRSFNYLKRRKVRQFGDQLGSAAVVEGVNADECDTATGTFHDFESDRRISRHERPASLHSNNISSEMPRGNNLPQLENENLKSALALRGNDLLLHGGCVGNIRKSPSFHRVRRVVSFTGPAYNSWPRTKPRNKKTDLDCPRHCFSTGPRLFSEDHLLLEMAALKSCTPDLKEESGEPKKKSDFLSDGSFPRLGQNSLDRNNNDNSDSFEALGDCGSICIATSSDYSKDNLAKEKIMVLSCMPEIPVDDGRSLSFSDDRNLIKDIDVPDKQSKSVLKYKLCDENINGSDEPGNYSERCPESQELKAVKHPGNDDSLATLKEGSLPLKTYDIASAENNVKPGFVVIQSDAQKPFICSSRSPDIYENVDETTDSPSSCGGSQILQGRIKTPQPRKPAINGQQFKKNTEVILHWFREFNDAQKNILIKQLLEECELPQMHMLSIAMEPILHKNCPPNCQDILAWLPHHVAIHVLSFLDLVSLCHCSQVNRAWNSLASTPSLWQNLCGQPEWQLSRIGEEKERKNYTKEDGTVQWKKMFASRYLLHQNWLKGKCSVRTFEGHTQGISCVQFDDTRIASGSYDKTIRVWDIKSDDSDVVLTLAGHSGTVRCLNLNGNRLVSGSVDRSIKVWDLSFESYWSGASCKVTMIGHMHTVRCLQVDDEKVVSGSYDKTLKVWDIKTGDCRLTLRGHNAAVLCVQFDDRKIVSGSYDKTIKVWSLAEGSCLMTLTGHHDAVTCLNLAFDSRKVISGSLDHNLKFWDLRNGKCIGTLDWIRSEGHTGVIRCLQTDSWRIVSAGDDKTLKMWSLESGQRLLTLRCHTDGVTCLQFNDYNIVSGSYDKTVKLWDFTPSHEFLTPG